The genomic DNA AGAAAATGTCAATACTGGATTGTTAGATTATCCCGTGTTGATGGCAGCCGATATTTTGCTTTACCAAGCTGATAAAGTGCCTGTTGGTGAAGATCAAAAACAACATTTGGAACTTACTCGCGACATTGCTAATCGATTCAATCACTTATTTGGAAATGGCAAAAAAGTATTGAAATTGCCAGATCCCTTAATTCGAGCAGAAGGTGCGCGAGTAATGAGTTTGACGGATGGCAGTCGCAAAATGTCTAAGTCCGATCCTTCCGATCAAAGTCGGATTAATTTGTTGGATACGCCTGACCAAATTCAATACAAAATTAAACGTTGCAAAACCGATTCCGTGCGCGGTTTGAGTTTCGATAATCCGGAACGACCGGAAGCTCGTAATTTGCTTTCTCTGTACATGATTCTTGCTAATAAAACGAAGGAAGAAGCAACAGCAGAGTGTGCGGATATGGGTTGGGGACAATTCAAACCTTTATTAACGGAAACGATGATTAACGCCCTCAAACCGATTCAGGAAAAATATCATACCATCATGAATGATAAAGGTTATTTGGAATCGGTATTGCGGGAAGGTAAGCAAAAGGCAAATGCGATCGCAAACGATACCCTCAATCAAGTAAAAACCGCAATGGGCTATTCTTTGCCACTATAAAGGATGAAGGATGAAGTGTAAAGGATGAAGGATGAAGGATAAAAATTAATAATTCTCCCCACCTCCCCATCCCCCCAC from Leptolyngbyaceae cyanobacterium includes the following:
- the trpS gene encoding tryptophan--tRNA ligase, coding for MASPRVLSGVQPTGNLHLGNYLGAIRNWVEGQSQYENYFCVVDLHAITVPHDPTTLAENTYKIAALYLACGIDLQYATIFVQSHVPAHCELTWLFNCITPINWLEDMIQFKEKALKQGENVNTGLLDYPVLMAADILLYQADKVPVGEDQKQHLELTRDIANRFNHLFGNGKKVLKLPDPLIRAEGARVMSLTDGSRKMSKSDPSDQSRINLLDTPDQIQYKIKRCKTDSVRGLSFDNPERPEARNLLSLYMILANKTKEEATAECADMGWGQFKPLLTETMINALKPIQEKYHTIMNDKGYLESVLREGKQKANAIANDTLNQVKTAMGYSLPL